The following proteins come from a genomic window of Lolium rigidum isolate FL_2022 chromosome 5, APGP_CSIRO_Lrig_0.1, whole genome shotgun sequence:
- the LOC124652283 gene encoding scarecrow-like protein 34 — protein sequence MGSSSYLPASSMGSPGPDDDSLYLYLSDLIPASPSSYLDLPPTPHHDHHHHLPSPDLPAGGADSPTSTPEDLVLPYISRMLMEENIDDKFFYDYPDNAALLEAQKPFLDILSDPSSNSNSNCTSDDTNRAASPCSPSDGSVCTSAITHAAVDSYDRRFHYDPVVDLDPAAFFSAGANADLMNSAFLKGMEEANKFLPTQDKLVIDLEASSANFFKGLDEGTKGAALTVKKEEAVDAVSAISSISSISNSGGGGRGRKNPYRDDELEQEGGRSSKQSAVQGDDVTAREMFDRMLMPSEEMCVEQMQNLRIAMQEAVAKNDAGDGKARGRRGASDVVDLRTLLIHCAQAVATDDRRSATELLKQITLHARPDGDGTQRLAHCFAEGLQARLAGTGGMVHQSLMATRISAVDMLKAYQLYMAAICFKKVSFVFSNTTIYNASLGKKKIHIIDYGIQYGFQWPCFLRRISQREGGPPEVRITGIDLPQPGFRPKERIEETGRRLSKYASEFKVPFKYQAIAAAKMESLRKEDLNIDPEETLIVNCLFQFKNLMDESVVIESPRDIVLSNIRKMRPHTFIHAIVNGSFSAPFFVTRFREVLFYYSALFDVLDTTTPRDNEQRMLIEQNIFGRAALNVIACEGTDRVERPETYRQWQVRNQRAGLKQLPLNPDVIDIVREKASNGYHKDFVIDLDQNWLLQGWKGRILYAISTWAANDASS from the coding sequence atgggcTCCTCCTCCTACCTCCCCGCCTCCTCCATGGGCTCCCCCGGccccgacgacgactccctctacCTCTACCTCTCCGATCTCATCCCCGCCTCGCCCTCCTCCTACCTCGACCTCCCCCCGACCCCGCACCACGACCACCACCATCACCTGCCCTCCCCCGACCTCCCCGCGGGCGGCGCCGACTCTCCAACCTCCACgcccgaggacctcgtcctcccctACATCTCCCGCATGCTCATGGAGGAGAACATCGACGACAAGTTCTTCTACGACTACCCCGACAACGCCGCCCTCCTCGAGGCGCAGAAGCCCTTCCTCGACATCCTCTCCGACCCCTCCTCCAACTCCAACTCCAACTGCACCTCCGACGACACCAACCGCGCCGCCTCCCCGTGCTCCCCCTCCGACGGATCCGTCTGCACCTCCGCCATCACGCACGCCGCAGTCGACTCCTACGACCGTCGATTCCACTAcgaccccgtcgtcgacctcgacccCGCAGCCTTCTTCAGCGCAGGCGCCAACGCCGATCTCATGAACTCCGCCttcctcaagggcatggaggagGCCAACAAGTTCCTCCCCACGCAGGACAAGCTCGTCATCGACCTCGAGGCCTCCTCCGCCAACTTCTTCAAGGGACTCGACGAGGGCACCAAAGGAGCGGCGCTCACCGTGAAGAaggaggaggcagtcgatgcgGTCTCTGCCATCTCGTCCATCTCGTCCATCTCCAACtccgggggcggcggccggggccGCAAGAACCCGTACCGCGACGACGAGCTGGAGCAGGAGGGCGGGAGGAGCAGCAAGCAGAGCGCGGTGCAGGGCGACGACGTCACCGCGCGGGAGATGTTCGACAGGATGCTCATGCCCTCGGAGGAGATGTGCGTGGAGCAGATGCAGAACCTGCGCATCGCCATGCAGGAGGCGGTGGCCAAGAACGACGCCGGCGACGGGAAGGCCAGGGGCCGGCGCGGCGCCTCCGACGTGGTCGACCTGCGCACGCTGCTCATCCACTGCGCGCAGGCCGTCGCCACCGACGACCGCCGCAGCGCCACCGAGCTGCTCAAGCAGATCACGCTGCACGCCCGCCCCGACGGCGACGGCACGCAGCGCCTCGCGCACTGCTTCGCCGAGGGCCTGCAGGCGCGGCTCGCGGGCACCGGTGGCATGGTGCACCAGTCGCTCATGGCCACGCGCATCTCCGCTGTCGACATGCTCAAGGCCTACCAGCTCTACATGGCCGCCATCTGCTTCAAGAAGGTGTCTTTTGTCTTCTCAAATACTACCATCTATAATGCCTCCCTGGGGAAGAAGAAGATACATATCATCGACTATGGGATACAGTATGGGTTCCAGTGGCCGTGCTTTCTGCGGCGGATATCGCAGAGGGAGGGAGGGCCGCCAGAGGTAAGGATCACCGGTATTGACCTCCCCCAGCCCGGGTTCCGGCCGAAAGAGCGCATTGAGGAGACTGGTCGCAGGCTCAGTAAGTATGCAAGTGAGTTTAAGGTGCCGTTCAAGTACCAGGCCATCGCCGCGGCGAAGATGGAGTCGCTCCGTAAAGAGGATCTCAACATTGATCCTGAAGAGACGCTCATCGTGAACTGCCTGTTTCAGTTCAAGAACTTGATGGATGAGAGCGTTGTGATCGAGAGTCCAAGGGATATTGTGCTCAGCAACATCCGGAAGATGCGCCCCCACACATTCATCCATGCAATTGTGAATGGCTCATTCAGCGCGCCATTCTTCGTAACACGGTTTCGGGAGGTGCTCTTCTACTACTCCGCCCTCTTTGATGTTCTGGACACAACCACCCCAAGGGATAATGAGCAGAGGATGCTGATTGAGCAGAACATCTTTGGGCGGGCTGCCCTGAATGTCATTGCCTGTGAGGGTACAGATAGGGTGGAGCGCCCTGAGACTTACAGGCAGTGGCAGGTAAGGAACCAGCGGGCAGGTTTGAAGCAGCTGCCATTGAATCCAGATGTCATTGACATAGTGAGAGAGAAGGCCAGTAACGGCTACCACAAGGACTTTGTGATTGATCTAGATCAAAACTGGCTCTTGCAGGGATGGAAAGGGCGCATCCTCTATGCCATCTCTACCTGGGCGGCAAACGATGCTAGCTCTTAG